Proteins from a genomic interval of Acetobacterium woodii DSM 1030:
- a CDS encoding ABC transporter permease, giving the protein MKNYLDLAPKYLSGHKNKTRLTIFSVVMAVALVVGIFSMLDALVKFEKNQVLKSEGNYHLLIRNPTQNEIDTVISRIDVANSGVLKDLGEGKINDDTCALGYIDAGFADNLNIILIEGKRPTNDQEIVLEKWYLDQQDLNIGDTINIIRSNGSAGNYMISGVINDWGATKAAAIPFVFVSKETSERLTTVASQYFVLFKKGVNIKNAENEIANVLNISEDRIGYNEGLLALMLQTKNNRVLTFYLIGSVLFALVLVTGVVMIYNTFNISVMDRIRQFGMLRCIGTSKKQIRRIVRRESLIISLKAIPLGILAGILISLVCSVVLKIYNPQLFGDIAILNFSAIGIGAGLLTGFMTVFIASMLPANKAAKVSPVHAVNAITEVKISLKPKRGFLTRLFPVEIAMGINSAVNKKRTMVLMTSSIAISIILFLGFSVLVNPIFLGMKTDKPYTEDLTLTSDQPMTPELLQKLAQIENIQILGQPTEHLIDLQLNGKNGEQTVARVKTMIDETITLHDKRQMNAEAQNAFMTVAVFIYGFVAVIALISILNMINTMNASVVSSAKYLALLRAVGMSDKQLDKMVLTQAITYSLTGCIMGCMGGLLLQKKLLDFLAANWSFPLSQIVGIVIICVMTGALSVIGPLKKIKQTGISETMATTGSM; this is encoded by the coding sequence ATGAAAAATTATCTCGATTTAGCACCAAAATATTTGTCTGGGCATAAAAACAAAACGAGATTGACAATATTTAGTGTCGTAATGGCGGTGGCGCTGGTGGTTGGCATATTCTCGATGTTGGATGCGTTGGTGAAATTTGAAAAAAATCAGGTATTGAAGAGTGAAGGAAATTATCATCTGCTGATTCGAAATCCTACGCAAAATGAGATCGACACGGTTATAAGCCGGATTGACGTGGCGAACTCAGGAGTGTTGAAAGACTTGGGTGAGGGTAAAATTAATGATGATACATGTGCCTTGGGATATATCGATGCAGGGTTTGCCGACAATTTAAATATCATTCTTATTGAAGGGAAGAGACCAACGAATGATCAGGAAATCGTTCTTGAAAAATGGTATCTGGATCAGCAGGACTTAAATATTGGAGACACAATCAATATCATCCGATCAAATGGGAGCGCAGGAAATTATATGATTAGCGGTGTTATTAACGATTGGGGGGCGACTAAGGCGGCTGCGATTCCTTTTGTTTTTGTATCAAAGGAAACGTCTGAGAGATTGACTACAGTTGCCAGTCAATATTTTGTATTATTTAAAAAGGGTGTAAATATTAAAAATGCAGAAAATGAGATAGCAAACGTTTTAAATATTTCCGAAGATCGGATTGGTTACAATGAAGGACTTTTGGCATTGATGTTACAAACCAAAAATAATCGTGTCTTAACCTTTTATCTTATCGGGAGCGTGCTTTTTGCGTTGGTATTGGTCACTGGGGTGGTGATGATCTATAATACTTTTAATATATCAGTTATGGATCGGATTAGACAATTTGGAATGTTGCGTTGTATTGGTACTTCGAAAAAACAAATCCGGCGAATAGTAAGACGAGAAAGTTTGATCATTTCACTTAAAGCGATCCCCTTGGGAATACTGGCGGGAATTTTGATAAGCTTAGTTTGTTCGGTGGTATTAAAAATTTATAACCCGCAGCTTTTTGGAGACATTGCAATTCTAAATTTCAGTGCAATTGGTATTGGTGCCGGTTTACTGACTGGTTTTATGACGGTTTTTATAGCTTCGATGTTGCCAGCTAACAAGGCCGCAAAGGTATCACCGGTTCATGCGGTTAATGCGATTACAGAAGTAAAAATTTCGCTCAAGCCCAAACGGGGTTTTCTGACTCGGCTATTTCCGGTTGAAATTGCGATGGGGATAAATAGCGCCGTCAACAAAAAGCGGACGATGGTTCTCATGACTAGCTCGATTGCCATCAGCATTATTTTATTTTTAGGATTTAGTGTTTTGGTTAATCCTATTTTTTTAGGGATGAAAACAGACAAACCGTATACCGAGGATCTGACCTTAACATCTGATCAGCCCATGACACCCGAGTTATTGCAAAAATTGGCTCAAATTGAAAATATCCAAATTCTGGGGCAGCCAACTGAGCATTTGATTGATCTGCAACTAAATGGCAAAAATGGTGAGCAGACCGTCGCTAGGGTTAAGACCATGATTGATGAGACCATCACGCTACACGATAAACGCCAGATGAACGCTGAAGCCCAAAATGCCTTTATGACCGTCGCTGTTTTTATTTATGGCTTTGTGGCAGTTATTGCTTTGATTAGTATTTTAAACATGATCAATACGATGAATGCCAGTGTTGTCTCCAGCGCTAAATATCTGGCGCTGTTGCGAGCCGTGGGGATGTCAGACAAACAGCTTGATAAAATGGTTTTGACACAGGCAATTACCTATAGTTTGACTGGTTGTATCATGGGCTGTATGGGCGGGTTGCTGTTACAAAAGAAATTACTTGATTTTCTTGCTGCAAATTGGTCGTTTCCGCTATCCCAGATAGTTGGAATAGTAATTATTTGTGTCATGACCGGAGCTTTATCAGTGATTGGGCCACTGAAAAAAATTAAACAGACGGGTATTTCAGAAACAATGGCGACGACAGGATCAATGTGA
- a CDS encoding ABC transporter ATP-binding protein → MNILSTHNLCKTYGKGEAKVVALNNVSISVSKGEFVSVIGPSGSGKSTLLNMVGALDQATSGTVMIDGRAIQKMKEEELSVFRRRNIGFIFQGFNLIPELNVEENIVLPILLDYQKPDNYYIRDLMEILGLTKRKNHLPGQLSGGQQQRVAIGRALATKPAIILADEPTGNLDSKNSQEVMKLLKLSVDQYHQTIMMITHNHHYASLADRVFQVNDGMVSEIGDVKR, encoded by the coding sequence GTGAATATTTTGTCAACGCATAATTTGTGCAAAACATATGGTAAAGGCGAGGCAAAGGTAGTCGCATTAAATAATGTGTCTATTTCCGTATCAAAAGGGGAATTCGTATCGGTCATTGGACCTTCGGGTTCAGGTAAAAGTACCCTTCTTAACATGGTTGGAGCGCTGGATCAAGCAACATCCGGGACCGTGATGATTGATGGCAGAGCAATCCAGAAAATGAAAGAAGAGGAACTGTCTGTTTTTCGGCGTCGAAATATCGGTTTTATTTTTCAGGGGTTTAATCTGATTCCAGAATTAAATGTTGAAGAAAATATTGTCCTCCCGATATTATTGGATTATCAAAAACCCGACAATTATTATATCAGGGATTTGATGGAAATTCTGGGGTTGACAAAACGGAAAAATCATCTCCCCGGTCAATTATCAGGCGGGCAGCAACAACGCGTGGCTATTGGCAGAGCATTGGCCACCAAGCCCGCAATTATTCTTGCTGATGAACCAACCGGTAACCTTGACAGCAAAAATAGTCAGGAGGTAATGAAGCTACTTAAGTTATCGGTAGATCAATATCACCAGACGATAATGATGATTACCCATAATCATCATTATGCATCGTTGGCAGACCGGGTATTTCAGGTAAATGATGGAATGGTAAGCGAAATTGGAGATGTCAAAAGATGA
- a CDS encoding sensor histidine kinase, giving the protein MFVINDKKLSLQVLIMTLILVGMIIITQLTVVWMTETYKKNMVVHDTEIAGYLLNQGMDAHQIAMAFTDDKSDNETQMGAVLLKNVGYRESMNTGLVPSVKHFYRKFALVNLFFSSGFSIFLLIVFSFFASQREKQYRDAGGKIQRFMDGDIAIRLEDSNDDSLSMFFAKVNIMATALTAHLEKEKNNRLFLKTTISDIFHQLKTPLTALQMYNEIILDEKIDNPVVESFSQKSQRELLRMENLIQNLLKLAKLDAGTIDLEKSRHQLREFLEKCQACFITRAAFENKKIKLDCDNLISLCCDEIWLGEAVQNIVKNALDHTKATDQIEISGRENSLLIEIIIKDNGLGIDPADIHHIFERFYRSCYSKDREGIGIGLALSKAIIEKHGGTITVQSELGEGTTFHLIFPKLTNL; this is encoded by the coding sequence ATGTTTGTAATTAACGATAAAAAGCTGAGCTTACAGGTGCTGATAATGACATTAATATTAGTGGGTATGATCATTATAACGCAGCTTACAGTGGTCTGGATGACTGAAACTTATAAAAAAAATATGGTTGTGCATGACACTGAAATTGCGGGTTACTTACTTAATCAAGGAATGGATGCGCATCAAATTGCGATGGCTTTTACTGACGATAAAAGCGATAATGAAACACAAATGGGAGCGGTATTATTAAAAAATGTAGGTTACCGGGAAAGCATGAATACTGGTTTAGTGCCCAGTGTTAAGCATTTTTATCGAAAATTTGCGCTTGTTAATTTATTTTTTTCGAGTGGCTTTTCGATTTTTTTATTGATTGTATTTTCTTTTTTTGCATCGCAACGTGAGAAACAGTATCGCGATGCGGGGGGGAAAATACAACGTTTTATGGATGGGGACATCGCCATTCGTCTGGAAGACAGCAACGACGATAGCCTCTCGATGTTTTTTGCAAAAGTTAATATAATGGCAACAGCTTTAACCGCCCATTTAGAAAAAGAAAAAAACAATCGGCTTTTTTTAAAAACGACGATTTCGGATATCTTCCATCAATTAAAAACACCCCTGACGGCATTACAAATGTACAATGAAATTATTCTTGATGAAAAAATTGACAATCCGGTCGTTGAATCTTTTTCGCAAAAAAGCCAGCGTGAACTGTTACGAATGGAAAATCTGATTCAGAATCTATTGAAGCTTGCAAAACTTGATGCAGGCACCATCGATCTGGAAAAAAGCAGACATCAATTACGTGAATTTCTGGAAAAATGTCAGGCCTGTTTTATAACTCGGGCAGCGTTTGAAAACAAAAAAATCAAGCTGGACTGTGATAATTTAATCAGCTTGTGTTGTGATGAAATATGGCTGGGGGAAGCAGTGCAGAATATCGTTAAGAATGCTCTTGACCACACAAAAGCGACCGATCAAATTGAAATATCCGGGAGGGAGAACAGCCTGTTAATTGAAATCATCATTAAAGATAACGGTTTGGGAATAGATCCGGCGGATATTCATCATATTTTTGAACGGTTTTATCGAAGCTGTTATTCAAAAGATCGAGAAGGGATTGGGATCGGGCTAGCCCTTTCAAAAGCTATTATTGAAAAACATGGCGGCACCATTACAGTTCAAAGTGAATTGGGTGAAGGGACAACGTTTCATTTGATTTTTCCGAAGCTTACAAATTTGTAA
- a CDS encoding response regulator transcription factor, with protein MNRILLVEDDLSLIDGLEFSLNKNGFQVDTVRTIKAAFGQLSKVEYDLLLLDLTLPDGTGFDICKHVREYSMMPIIFLTASDEEVNIVMGLDMGGDDYITKPFRLNELMSRIKALLRRAGMANRSTSELKSNGIIIKLDENRVIKNNNVLELTGAEYRLLCLLMQNPNQILTRMLILDRLWDENGSFVDDNTLSVYVRRLRSKVEDDPQKPSSILTVRGVGYRWNEKDPK; from the coding sequence ATGAATCGAATACTTTTGGTTGAAGACGATTTGAGTCTCATTGATGGGCTTGAATTCTCGCTAAATAAAAATGGCTTTCAGGTGGATACAGTGAGGACGATAAAAGCAGCGTTTGGGCAATTATCAAAAGTAGAATATGATTTATTGCTGCTTGATCTTACGTTGCCAGATGGAACGGGGTTTGATATCTGTAAGCACGTAAGGGAATATTCGATGATGCCCATTATTTTTTTAACAGCATCAGACGAAGAAGTAAATATTGTCATGGGCCTTGATATGGGCGGCGATGATTACATCACAAAACCCTTTAGGCTCAATGAACTTATGTCCCGAATTAAGGCCTTATTGAGACGCGCTGGGATGGCGAACAGATCAACTAGCGAATTAAAATCAAATGGAATCATTATTAAGCTGGATGAAAATCGGGTAATTAAGAATAACAATGTACTTGAACTCACTGGGGCTGAATATCGGCTTTTATGTTTATTGATGCAAAATCCGAATCAGATTTTGACAAGAATGCTTATATTGGATCGGCTTTGGGATGAAAATGGGAGTTTTGTTGATGATAACACATTATCCGTATATGTTCGAAGATTACGAAGCAAAGTCGAAGATGATCCTCAAAAACCATCCAGTATTTTAACGGTCAGAGGGGTTGGTTATCGATGGAACGAAAAAGATCCGAAATGA
- the cbiT gene encoding precorrin-6Y C5,15-methyltransferase (decarboxylating) subunit CbiT, with product MSRIAGYRDADYIRGKAPMTKREIRILTISLLGIEPGDVVVDIGAGTGGLTMEAAYATETGTVYAVEAKQKALELVQKNKDHFKADNVVMIAGKAPEVLQEIETPVDRVIIGGSGGNMEGLFQWCAKNVRSGGRVIANFVTLENAAQATTLMNQYFDNVELIQVGISRGEGIGSLTMLKAANPIFIITGDLK from the coding sequence ATGAGTAGAATTGCAGGATATCGTGACGCGGATTATATTCGCGGTAAAGCCCCAATGACCAAACGGGAGATTCGGATTCTTACGATCTCGCTGCTTGGCATTGAACCCGGCGATGTGGTTGTTGATATTGGCGCCGGAACCGGCGGATTAACCATGGAAGCTGCATATGCGACCGAAACCGGAACCGTTTATGCGGTCGAAGCCAAACAAAAGGCGTTGGAACTGGTGCAAAAAAACAAAGACCATTTTAAAGCGGATAATGTTGTTATGATCGCAGGTAAAGCTCCTGAGGTGTTACAGGAAATCGAAACACCGGTGGACCGGGTTATTATTGGCGGTTCGGGTGGCAATATGGAAGGTCTTTTTCAATGGTGTGCAAAAAATGTTCGTTCCGGCGGACGGGTGATTGCCAACTTTGTTACCCTGGAGAATGCCGCTCAGGCAACCACGCTGATGAATCAGTATTTTGATAATGTCGAATTGATTCAGGTGGGGATTAGTCGCGGTGAAGGGATTGGCAGTTTAACGATGTTAAAGGCCGCTAACCCGATTTTTATTATCACCGGCGATTTAAAATAA
- the cbiE gene encoding precorrin-6y C5,15-methyltransferase (decarboxylating) subunit CbiE translates to MYPLKIIGLGPGHPDYILPLAKKEIEAAEVILCGTRHAESFDSSGKKMLFIGKGTPLSELMNEVAKNYRTQRTALVVSGDCGFYSLLTYAKKVVPEKDIVCIPGISSLQYFFAKLGETWEDAKLISLHGRDQDLKTALSEHKKLGILTDKNNNTAFIAKTLEAAGCFNSKLYVGEELSYPNEKITPLTVQEALTFKEEGLAVVVVMNE, encoded by the coding sequence ATGTATCCATTAAAAATTATCGGACTTGGACCCGGACACCCGGATTATATATTACCCCTTGCCAAAAAAGAAATTGAAGCCGCCGAAGTTATTTTATGTGGGACTCGCCATGCCGAAAGCTTTGATAGCAGTGGGAAGAAAATGCTTTTTATTGGTAAAGGAACACCACTTAGCGAGCTGATGAACGAAGTTGCGAAAAATTACCGGACTCAGCGCACGGCTTTAGTAGTATCGGGGGACTGCGGCTTTTATAGCCTGTTGACCTATGCTAAAAAAGTGGTGCCGGAAAAGGATATTGTTTGTATTCCAGGGATTAGTTCATTGCAATATTTCTTTGCTAAATTGGGAGAAACCTGGGAGGATGCCAAGCTTATCAGTCTTCACGGCCGTGATCAGGATTTAAAAACGGCACTGAGCGAACACAAAAAATTAGGAATCCTGACCGATAAAAATAACAATACCGCTTTTATTGCCAAAACGCTGGAAGCGGCAGGTTGTTTTAACAGTAAACTTTATGTGGGCGAAGAACTGTCTTATCCCAATGAAAAAATAACCCCGTTAACAGTTCAAGAAGCATTAACATTTAAAGAGGAAGGGCTGGCAGTAGTGGTGGTTATGAATGAGTAG
- the cbiD gene encoding cobalt-precorrin-5B (C(1))-methyltransferase CbiD, whose protein sequence is MFNKTIEKNGKELRYGYTTGSCATAATKAALLMYLQQQRQDTVEIMTPKGWALDLVLHDQTFSEKSASCSVIKDSGDDPDVTNGIKIFAKISPAEKAGIEFVAGIGVGTVTSVGLSIPPGQPAINPTPREMITREIETIMADSQINQNNELPKGWQVELSIPQGIELAKRTFNPKLGIEGGLSIIGTSGIVEPMSEEALKASLKLELSVLNARGYKEIIFVPGNYGKNFSEELGLSEAVLVKTSNFIGFMLDEAERMNFEKILIIGHLGKMVKLAGGIFNTHSSVADGRMEILTAYAGLLGADQKTMAKIMASKTTDEATDIILAENLTGYFDYLAEVIRKKVMDRVYQNIDMEVVLFSKIHGFLGQSQAAEKMREQLCIH, encoded by the coding sequence ATGTTTAATAAAACCATTGAAAAAAACGGCAAAGAACTGCGTTATGGTTATACCACCGGTTCGTGTGCAACAGCCGCAACCAAGGCAGCGTTGTTAATGTATTTACAGCAGCAGCGGCAGGATACCGTTGAAATTATGACCCCGAAAGGCTGGGCGCTGGATTTGGTCCTGCATGATCAGACGTTTTCTGAAAAATCAGCCTCCTGTTCGGTGATCAAAGATTCCGGGGATGATCCGGATGTTACAAACGGGATTAAAATTTTTGCAAAGATCAGTCCGGCCGAAAAAGCCGGGATTGAGTTTGTGGCAGGAATCGGAGTGGGAACGGTAACCTCGGTGGGCTTAAGTATTCCACCCGGACAACCGGCGATTAATCCGACGCCCCGCGAAATGATTACCCGCGAAATCGAAACGATCATGGCAGATTCCCAAATTAATCAAAACAATGAGTTGCCAAAGGGCTGGCAAGTCGAGTTGTCGATTCCGCAGGGAATTGAGTTGGCTAAACGGACCTTTAATCCCAAACTGGGAATTGAAGGTGGTTTATCGATTATTGGAACGTCGGGAATCGTCGAACCGATGAGCGAAGAGGCCTTAAAAGCGTCATTAAAACTCGAATTGTCGGTGCTGAATGCTCGCGGTTACAAAGAAATTATTTTTGTCCCTGGTAATTATGGCAAAAACTTTTCCGAAGAACTGGGACTTTCTGAGGCAGTGCTGGTAAAGACCAGCAATTTTATCGGTTTTATGTTGGATGAAGCGGAGCGGATGAATTTTGAGAAAATTCTGATTATTGGTCATTTGGGCAAAATGGTGAAACTGGCCGGCGGTATTTTTAATACCCACAGCAGTGTTGCCGATGGGCGGATGGAAATTCTGACGGCTTACGCCGGTTTGCTGGGCGCTGATCAGAAAACAATGGCCAAAATTATGGCTTCCAAAACTACCGACGAAGCCACGGATATTATTTTAGCGGAAAATCTTACCGGTTACTTCGATTATCTGGCGGAGGTGATCCGCAAAAAGGTAATGGATCGGGTTTATCAAAATATTGACATGGAAGTGGTGCTGTTTTCTAAAATTCATGGTTTTTTAGGACAAAGTCAAGCAGCAGAAAAAATGAGGGAGCAATTATGTATCCATTAA
- the cobI gene encoding precorrin-2 C(20)-methyltransferase, whose product MMTTVAKGIFYGIGVGPGDPDLLTVKAAKVLDACDVVITPVKKRGSTSVAFEIVKSHITDLTKVLEMNFPMISLSQEREALEKQWQENADEIELLLNQGKTVAFITLGDPMVFSTYSYVMEYLLKRHIEVVTLSGVPSFCNLGAQLNIPLTQGEESLGIVAMTQPEDEIKAILDVHQNIIVMKISANNAWMAAELEARGLEKSFVLVSNIGMETQQIVRDIDVLKGKIPYLSTLLIKKNYPLL is encoded by the coding sequence ATGATGACAACAGTAGCAAAAGGAATTTTTTATGGGATTGGGGTTGGCCCCGGTGATCCGGATCTATTGACCGTTAAAGCTGCCAAGGTATTGGATGCCTGTGATGTGGTGATTACGCCGGTAAAAAAAAGGGGTAGTACCAGTGTGGCTTTTGAAATTGTCAAAAGCCATATTACCGATTTAACAAAGGTTTTGGAAATGAACTTTCCGATGATTTCGTTGTCTCAGGAACGCGAAGCATTGGAAAAGCAATGGCAAGAAAATGCTGACGAGATTGAATTGCTTTTAAACCAGGGAAAAACGGTGGCTTTTATTACTTTGGGCGACCCAATGGTTTTTAGTACCTATTCTTATGTGATGGAATATTTGCTAAAACGTCATATTGAAGTGGTTACTTTGTCCGGCGTGCCGTCTTTTTGCAATTTGGGAGCACAACTTAATATTCCCTTGACGCAGGGCGAAGAATCATTGGGGATTGTGGCAATGACCCAACCGGAAGACGAAATAAAAGCGATTTTAGACGTGCATCAAAATATTATTGTCATGAAAATATCGGCTAATAATGCCTGGATGGCTGCGGAACTGGAAGCTCGCGGGCTGGAAAAAAGTTTTGTGCTGGTATCCAACATCGGAATGGAAACCCAACAGATTGTTCGGGATATTGACGTATTGAAAGGCAAGATTCCGTATCTATCGACGTTGCTGATTAAAAAAAATTATCCGCTTCTGTAA
- a CDS encoding precorrin-8X methylmutase — protein sequence MEYINNPKEIEERSFEIITEELGDKVFPATIAPMVKRIIHTTADFEYADLLEILNNGYESGIEALKQGKKIYADTRMIQVAVNKKALADQGIEIVNYVHDADVAAAAKERGVTRSTISMEKALKDDSVGIFAIGNAPTALYTLIEQVKLGNAKPALIIGAPIGFVGAAESKEALDQIDSPIIRINGRKGGSPVVAAILNAMLYQLGREW from the coding sequence ATGGAATATATTAACAACCCGAAAGAAATCGAAGAACGTAGTTTTGAGATCATTACTGAAGAGCTGGGCGACAAGGTTTTCCCCGCGACGATTGCACCAATGGTTAAACGGATTATCCATACCACCGCTGATTTTGAATATGCCGATTTACTGGAAATTTTAAACAACGGTTATGAAAGTGGTATCGAAGCGCTCAAACAAGGCAAGAAAATTTATGCTGATACCCGAATGATTCAAGTTGCGGTCAATAAAAAAGCATTGGCTGATCAAGGGATTGAAATTGTCAATTACGTTCATGATGCCGATGTTGCGGCAGCTGCCAAAGAACGCGGCGTAACCCGATCGACCATCAGCATGGAAAAAGCTTTAAAAGACGATAGTGTTGGTATTTTTGCCATCGGCAATGCCCCCACCGCACTGTATACGTTAATTGAACAAGTGAAACTTGGCAATGCTAAACCGGCCTTGATTATTGGTGCTCCGATCGGTTTTGTCGGGGCGGCCGAATCGAAGGAAGCGTTGGATCAGATTGACAGTCCGATCATTCGGATTAATGGACGAAAAGGCGGGAGCCCGGTGGTAGCGGCAATTCTTAATGCGATGCTGTATCAATTGGGACGGGAATGGTAA
- a CDS encoding GHMP family kinase ATP-binding protein, whose amino-acid sequence MRRVKVETPGTCGEFIQGWYEGSPCLVSSPIDRYSRIIIEEGRGNLATLRPKTVKQVEAIFQKYQLSQKEKEHLHFTMSSDIPLEKGMASSTADIAGMAAGLSAYFGLELTAAEIGRLCTGIEPSDNLMFEKLNLFNHIDGSVLKEFNGTVEADLMIIDFKGGIDTMSFNETQDDYGPEDLESFAEIIIQFENGVQSNNLQAIGEACTKSAFLNQKRLNKNYLECLHHLSRDFGGLGTIIGHSGTVIGIMYNEGVFQEEAFRKALKRAVPESSYTDIYKNHLISGGIKITIDEV is encoded by the coding sequence ATGAGGCGGGTCAAGGTTGAAACACCGGGAACCTGCGGTGAGTTTATCCAAGGCTGGTATGAGGGCAGTCCTTGTCTGGTATCGAGTCCGATCGATCGTTATTCCCGCATCATCATTGAGGAAGGACGTGGAAATCTGGCGACCCTGAGACCGAAAACGGTAAAACAGGTGGAAGCGATTTTTCAAAAATACCAGCTTTCACAAAAAGAAAAAGAACACTTGCATTTTACCATGAGCAGTGACATCCCGCTGGAAAAAGGGATGGCCAGCAGTACTGCTGATATCGCCGGGATGGCGGCCGGACTTTCTGCTTATTTTGGACTGGAACTAACGGCGGCCGAGATTGGAAGACTTTGTACTGGGATTGAACCTTCGGATAATCTGATGTTTGAGAAACTAAATCTATTTAATCATATCGACGGCTCGGTGTTAAAGGAGTTTAATGGAACGGTCGAAGCCGATTTAATGATCATTGATTTTAAAGGCGGGATTGATACAATGTCGTTTAATGAAACTCAGGACGATTATGGGCCTGAAGATTTAGAGAGTTTTGCCGAAATAATCATCCAATTTGAAAACGGAGTTCAAAGCAATAATCTGCAAGCGATTGGGGAAGCCTGTACCAAAAGTGCTTTTCTCAATCAGAAACGGTTAAATAAAAACTATCTTGAATGTTTGCATCATTTGTCTCGTGATTTTGGCGGTTTGGGAACCATCATTGGGCATAGCGGCACCGTGATTGGAATTATGTATAACGAGGGTGTTTTTCAGGAAGAGGCCTTCAGAAAAGCTCTAAAACGAGCAGTGCCGGAATCTTCTTATACCGATATTTATAAAAATCATCTGATTTCAGGTGGCATCAAAATTACCATTGACGAAGTTTGA
- a CDS encoding cobyrinate a,c-diamide synthase: protein MNYFMLAGASSNVGKTTVTMGIMAAFKKRGLRVKPFKTGPDYIDPMFHRFVTGEPSINLDTWMLNEETIQGLFFRRLDENDLGIAEGVMGLYDGHSLESDVGSSAYLAKTIGAPVILIIDGRGMAKSAAALVKGYIDFDPQTNIVGVIINRISSASHYQLLKEMIEAYNDVTCLGYFPNNPDIVMDSRHLGLVPVEEIADFREKVDKAGELAETYIDLDRLFEISKHQQPKNIFVDPFSGYGDKYQGLRIGVPKDRAFNFYYEDNFKALENAGVEIVTFSPLTDEKLPENIDGLYIGGGFPEVFGAELAANTSMLTAIKNKLEAGLPCYAECGGLMYLTKSMTLNSGETNAAVGFLDADSEMTKRLQRFGYVNITAYLAEKTIEVRGHEFHHSLVKTAAKLPTAYVITKKGKTWTCGYRQKNVLAGYPHIHFYSNPLFLMRLLNVALEHKVGQV, encoded by the coding sequence GTGAATTATTTTATGTTAGCGGGTGCCAGTAGCAATGTTGGAAAAACAACTGTCACCATGGGAATTATGGCAGCCTTTAAAAAAAGAGGGCTTCGGGTTAAACCTTTTAAAACCGGGCCGGATTATATTGATCCCATGTTTCACCGTTTTGTAACTGGCGAACCATCAATTAATCTGGATACCTGGATGTTGAATGAAGAAACAATTCAAGGCCTGTTTTTCCGGCGTCTGGATGAAAATGATCTGGGGATTGCCGAAGGCGTGATGGGTCTTTATGATGGCCATAGTCTGGAATCAGATGTGGGGAGCAGTGCCTATCTGGCAAAAACCATTGGGGCCCCGGTAATTTTGATTATTGATGGCCGCGGAATGGCCAAAAGTGCAGCAGCGTTGGTCAAAGGGTATATTGATTTTGATCCCCAGACCAATATTGTCGGGGTAATTATCAATCGGATTTCGTCAGCTTCGCATTATCAGTTATTAAAAGAAATGATTGAAGCATATAACGATGTCACTTGTTTGGGTTATTTCCCCAATAATCCTGATATTGTTATGGATAGCCGCCATTTGGGTTTGGTTCCGGTGGAAGAAATTGCTGACTTCAGAGAAAAGGTCGATAAGGCTGGAGAACTGGCCGAAACTTATATTGATTTGGACCGATTATTTGAAATCAGTAAACATCAGCAGCCTAAAAATATATTTGTCGATCCTTTTTCGGGTTATGGAGACAAATATCAGGGTTTGCGCATTGGAGTTCCGAAAGATCGGGCGTTTAACTTTTATTATGAAGATAATTTTAAAGCGCTGGAAAATGCGGGCGTGGAAATCGTGACCTTTAGCCCTTTAACCGATGAAAAGCTGCCGGAGAATATCGATGGTCTTTATATCGGCGGCGGGTTTCCGGAAGTGTTCGGAGCTGAACTAGCGGCAAATACGTCAATGCTGACGGCGATAAAAAATAAACTCGAGGCCGGACTGCCCTGTTATGCTGAATGCGGAGGTTTGATGTACTTGACCAAATCGATGACTTTAAACAGTGGCGAAACAAATGCGGCAGTGGGATTTTTAGATGCTGATTCCGAAATGACAAAACGGCTGCAACGGTTTGGTTATGTTAACATCACGGCTTACCTGGCGGAAAAAACAATTGAAGTTCGGGGTCATGAATTTCATCACAGTTTGGTAAAAACGGCAGCGAAACTGCCAACGGCTTATGTGATAACCAAAAAAGGAAAAACCTGGACCTGTGGTTATCGGCAGAAAAATGTTTTGGCGGGTTATCCGCACATTCATTTTTATAGTAATCCGCTGTTTTTAATGCGGCTTTTAAATGTCGCACTGGAACATAAGGTGGGGCAAGTATGA